From the Cloeon dipterum chromosome 4, ieCloDipt1.1, whole genome shotgun sequence genome, the window TTCATGAGCCACATGCACAAGCACTGTCCGGGCTCGGCCGGCACCGCGGACATCGGCCTGCCGACCGCGTGCGTCATCTGCCGGCAGACGGTGACCTCGGAGCACGAGGTGCAGCTGCACGCGCGCTTCCACCTGCAGCAGAAGCAGAATCACGCCCTCCAGCCGGGCAAGGGGGTCTCGTGTGGCGAGTGCGCCGGACGCTTCGACTCGGGCGCCGACCTGGAGGCGCACGCGGCCAAGCTGCACTCGCGCAAGTTCGAGTGCATCTCGTGCCAGCTGAGTTTTCACACCGAGTCGGAGGTGCGCGCGCACGTCGAGGCCGCGCACGCACCGGACAACGGCCAGCGGTGCCGGCTGTGCCAGGAGGTGTTCGACACGCCGCTCAAGCTGCAGGTGCACCTGATCGAGCACACGTTCGTCGGCTGTCCGACGTTCGCGTGCTACCTGTGCGGCGCCGTGTTCACGGCCGCCGCCGGCCTGCAGCGCCACATGGGCAGCCACGGCGCCGGCAGCAAGCCCTACGACTGCACCAAGTGCCACCTGCGCTTCTTCTTCCGCGCCGAGCTGGAGAACCACGCGTTCGTGCACGTCGGCGAGAAGCAGCTCAAGGAGGAGCTACACGTcgacgccgacgccgccgacgACAACGCCGCGGCCGACGAGCAGAGCGAGGCCCTCTCGCTGGCCATGCGCAAACGCAAGACGGCCGAGATCAACGGCAACGACATCAGCAGCGCCGCCACGCTCGAACCCGCCGAGCTCGAGCTCAAGAAGCTCAAGCTGGAGGTGCCCGACGAGCAGACGCAGCAGGCCGTCGCCTAACTTTCgctcaaaaacattttctctgTAATTCCCCTCATCCCCCTCCCTCCCCCGTGTTGTTTCACGCCGTTTAGACATATACACAGGCAGTCcattttagacaattttataaatagattttaatgTCGCATTTTTAGGGCAATAAAAGCACGTGACTCTGAAATGACATAAATAGAGACTAAGAAAAGTACATAGTTGcatgttatttattatttactcacGTAAGGTGtgtgctgcaattttttaaacgcgcGAACCTTTTATCATTTCGGGGACCAAGTTCTGTACATTCAAACGAAATCTTCTCTTCTTTACATTCTCAGCAtaacaaaaacgaaaaatgtaaaatacatAATGTTTCTAAGCAATAACGAAGATGCTGTTATCCTTTTGTAAATACAGCTACTATATTTAACTCgttactttaatttattaataagtgTGCAGCGCCGGATGAAAGTTTCCCCCACCAAAGGTTGTTGGACAACGCGCCTCTCCTTGCGCTCCATCCGAGCGAGGAGGTGGATATTCCTAGATTAATTGTAAGACAACTTAACATTAATTAGACTCAAACTCACGTCTTACACCTCGTCGCTTACAATGGAGCGCAAGGAGAGGTGGTATCTAACAAACTTCAGTGGGGGAAACTTTTATCCGCCGCTGCAAGTGATAGgtggtgaaaattttttatccgAATAGTGAGTGTTgattattatacatattatcatTGTAGCGTTGTGCTTTTGCATAGACCGCTATGAAATCAAAATCGATCAGTTTGTCTGTGAatcaagtgttttttttttgtttaaaaaaaaagagttGATAATTGGTTGTGTTTAATTGTTACATTTGGGAACGTGGTATTTTCTTTATTACAATTTGGGGCGCGATCCACAGAATCTCTGCATAATTTCAAAGTATTTAACATGTTAAACTccatttatgaaataaatcccTCAATAAAAGTGAGAAATGCGACGCTTTTCTTTCACCTCTAACCAAAGCGATGATAAAAAGCGCCTGGAGAGGCGAATATGCAACACGCGCAGCAAAGTTgccgagcaggttgcatacgcagttaaagtggaatttaattttatggattCTAATTTTACTGGTTACGCTCTCTTTtaacaaaggaaattaattgcttccggaacgagaaaaattatgaaaatttaatagtgggtagataaaaaatagtacttttgactctcaatgtttttttttttttcaaaaattattagagaCATTtgaaaggggtctgtgtttggcatcattaaaattaaccagTTCAAAGTAGCGTTAAAAACTGgcaaaattcagaaagctgattaaatttcctatttttccccactgcaaaattttctcaaatttactatttttgcaaagaatttgtctgaaaatttcagctggctgTTAAAGAAcctataaaatttttaggagaaaatcaaaatacccaaaattaaattaatttatttaataatcatctcagaaaaaaatatccttcattttaataatttcttataATCCTTTGGACCTAATCTGTATGTGTTTTAAGGGATTTTGTGGGGAacttcactatcattcctctttaactcTATTCGTTATTTCTGGATTTAGCTCCAAATTATATCCTGCAGTCTAAAAATAACTGTCATCTAGTGTTCATCCTCACATGAATCCAGTCAAGTTAACGAAGAAATAAAACTTCTCTTCAAGAACATGGCACTATAtatgaagaattttttataatgataTTTCAGAGTAcgttaattaaatcaaacgcACGGCAGCtatattttcattgcttatttattgcaataaatattcagttttatAAAATCTGTATTGCCTAATATCAATatgtaatttgttttaacaatAAGAGGAGAAAAATCACAGCTGATGAATTTCGCCAGTGCACTGGCCACAGCAGGATGTAGGGGTGCAGCTCTTGTGGGGAAACAGCTGACAACCAGCCGCGGCAGCAGCGCCGACAACAGCGCTGCAGGCTTCATCTGGTCCCTGTCCGAATTTGTCAGTTCCGCTGATTTGCAACAACTGCAAGAGTCACATTTCAGTCAGGAAGAAAGGGAAATGTTTCAAACTCACCTGAATTGCTATCAGCTCTGCGTTGGAAAAGTTTTGGAGCACCTGCCAGTCGGTGTTTTGGGCTGGATGAGAGGGAATGTATCCTAGAAGTCTATGGCTGAGGGCCTCGCTCAGCTTCTGGTTGGTGTTGGCGATGTCGGTCAGGCTGCAGGTACTCGGTAGGTGGCAGGTACTGGATTTACGGCCCGGCGAACCCATCCTCAAGCCAGACGCCGGGTCAAAGTTCTCCCGCAGAAGCTGGAGGgttctaaaaaatatcataattggttaaatttttttatttggtaatttttttggtttaacCTGCAGGTCGTTTTCATCGCTTCTTTTGCACTGGCCATTTCAGTCAGTACGGAGCTGAGACTCTCTTTCAGTTGGCCGGAAAAGTTgcacatttcaattttccacttgCTTAATTCGTCAACCATCAGACtgcagaaaaattcaaatattattagcAAAAAGTTGATTAGGGCTGATACGGGCTCTGTAATGGTTCTGCACACTCATTGAGAGCTTCATCCCTTAAACACGCCTTCAGGGCACATCAGGGTATTTccctgatggcttccaaaggatcaaattgaacattttctgAGAGTTATCTACTTGGCCGTTCCAATAGTGTGCAGCTTTTGTATCTCGAACCAATAAAGAGCTTGTCAGGAGTCGCTTAAATGGGAATTAAGTGATTtagagggctaccctgacgccagggatCAATTTTTCGCTGGTAAATTGATCTTATTTTGACCTCAGGAGTGACGCTAAGCATGTTCCGAGgttcaaaatcaattgatcgtgcaaatttgatttttttttcttaatttaagcGAGCTAAAAACACCCTTTTTAGACCTTTGACCTTTTGTTTCTCAAAAACTATAAGTTTcccaactttaaaaatttataggcATTGTTCAGTACAAAATTTATCCCATACTTTTGTTACgtttaattgtaaattggtGTGCAatagcaaaattggcaaacacagttgtgcaaaataatttttttttatttctgtaaaaGCTCCGTTTAATGCAAAAGCCTAAGGAAATCTTGCGTCGCGCACTGTGCAGCGATCCTGGCAGGTGGTTTACACTGATTTAGTCGGGCCCTTTCCGCGAGGCCAAGCGTATGAACATACTGAGTGCCTGCCAACAGGTGGCACTCTCCATCCACCTTTATAAACATGTGCACCTTTCCTCAATAGCAGTGTCACTTCTAATCTTCCCCTCTGCGTGAAACGTCAAACTAACACGCCGCGGACGATCGAGACAAATTGCGCtcaataacattaaaatttactgtaaGAATTTAGTGACATAAGATTAATTTGTAAGTGGTCTGATTTTAGTATTAATTAAACTATTGTGTTTTACAGCGTTCGTTTTGTGTAATTGAGAACCCAATACCCAATAtttgtggaaattttgttGAGCTTTATAACAATGGTTAAACAGGGTAAGccaagtttattttaatttatttgtgttatttattttgactattttaattgtaaattatttgaaaacacaACATTCCATATTACTTATTATTGAATTCTTGTTATGTCTTAACAGTTCAAATTACCAAGGTTTGATAAATggcattctaaaaatttgaggGATTTATTTACGAATTCCCCTCAATACAAAAAATCGGGGACAGTATTCAGTTTCCCTGGTTTTTGAAgcttttacaaattattttacacggCTATGTGCTTGCAAATATTGCTATTGcacgcaaatttaaaattgaaacactgaaaaaatgaaacagacCGTTTTTTATACtcaaaaaaataactcaaatttTGAGAGCTCAAGAGctatggtttaaatttaaaacttgtaGGCTGTCTAACTGGCTATCTTTGGGGACAAAGTTTAATATTCTAGCCTAATTAGAACTCGAGAAAATCTCAACTATGTGAACGCAGAGAGGCGCTTTTCTCCAGATTTAATACTGATTTTCAGGAAATagagcagcatttttttattttgctccttctatcaaaagtatttttgtcAATCAGATGTATCATTAGGAACCCCAAGATATTTGTGCTGAAGGGTGTGAAAAGTATCATATTTTGagatatttaacaaaaaagaaTTAGGCCGCAAagagtgttaaaaattgataccTGGCGTTTTATCACAGTGGTTTAAGAATAATTCTAATTGTGAATTCAGCGGCCTAAGCTCACCTGCTGGCCAAGAACTTGCTCTTCCAAACCTCGCACTGGCCAGTCACGTATTCCAGCTGCTCCTGGTGCGAAGTGATGCTCTCCGAGTTGTTGACCAGCGCTCTGGCGAGGTGCAGTTTGTCCTCAGTGAGGTGTTGCACCTTGACCTCGACGTCCTCGCCGACCGCGGCCACCAGCATCCTCTTGAGCTCCGTGTTGACCTGCTCCTGGAACTGCAGCTGCGCCTCCAGCAGCTTGATTTCGCTCTTGGCCCCAGTCAACTGCTGCCTCAGCTCCGATTGTGAGGATTCCGCGTAGGGGGGCGTGTCCACCGACCTATCGTCTTTCAAACTGGGCAGGGTGTCGGAGCTGGCGTTTCTCTTCAGCTTCTTCTGCGATTTTTTCGAGACGATCGGGTGCACGGCGCCCTTGTAGGGTTCGTACGGCACGAATTTCGGCTCCTTGCCTTGCATGCTCTTGAAGGAGCTGCTCGCACTTAATTCTCTGGTCAAACGAGCAGGTTTCAGGTGGACGATTTCGCCGACCGGTTTCACCGGGAAGAACGACAACTTGGACAGGTCCTCAGGAGGAGGCTGCAGAGGCTTCATGCCGACACACATGGAGCTCAGTCTTTTGGCCAGGATGACCGGGTCTTCTGCTCCGTCAGGGTTTTCTCTTCCGTCGCCCGTGGTCCTGATCGGGCCGCCAGGGAAATGCAATGAGCCTGACGGCTCCATCGCAAATCGCAACCTAGAcactttttgacattattttaaggttttaaCATAAGAGTAAACAAACCGTAACggtgaaaaattgttacagagtggaaataatatgaaaattcatcACAAGCTGTGGGTACCACGGCAATGTTTACTAGTTGACCGTGACCTGCCCACGCCCACATTCGTCTCACAGGGATGCCAATCCATCTGTATTAACAAAACAAGTTCTGATTGGTGTGAGTTGGGTTTTCGTTAACTTGGGCATTGTatttgagttaaatttaacaccaAAGAGGCATCTTTTACTATCGAAGCCGTGGTTGGTAGTTGAagagtcaaaatttaatacaacaATTCGAGATTAAGCCCGGACAGTCCGTAATTTCAACTCAGCCCTTACccattaaatttggtttattttctttaaattaaaaatgcgtaGTTGATGTGTTTAATAtacttaaattatataatataaatgcTTATATTTTAAGGGAGTCAAAGACTGGACATGAAAATAATCTCAGAATCAAAACGGTGAATTTCGAACACGGATTCGAATATTCTCGCcgagcaaaaaagaaaaatgaaaaaatgaaaggcAATAAACTGAATTCGGAACAAGATTGAGCTTTAAAAAgatgataaataaatcaactaaCATTTTCGTTATACTTGAATTAACCTTGTGAATCACCAAGAAATAGAGAATTTGAGTAAAGAACATACTTCGGAAAACTTAAACGAAGCTAGCTTATATGGTCACATAATATGAGCTTCAAACGCAATTTGGCATCCCGCCGAAATGATTCTGGAACACAGGGCGACACTTCTTCCTGCAGCGATCAACTCACACACTGCTGATGTTTATGATAAAACgtggtattttatttcactcatATAGCTTCTTTTGAACCTTTCCTATGTGATGAGTtaaagttggaaaaattagGTACATCTTAGATTAAATCACCTgctgattttttgctgcactAGATCTGTCACAGTGACCAAACATCAAAAGgctgctgattaaaaattgaagatgaGATTTGACCAGAAGGGAAGGCAACAGCTTGGTCCCCGGCTAAGCTTCGAAGATGAGAGAGGAGTATATAATCAGTAattcaaataagaaattaattttttgaaataatgctgTGTGGCAGGCTTTAAGAATAAAGATGGCCCGGTGCAGACCATGGATGCTCACCCCTTTACGACTGCATCCTACCCTGAAAAAAAAGACTTGAAGTTGGTCCGAGAATACACATGACAAAGGTTCACTTTTTCATTACTCTGCTATATGTAGGGTGCATTAATAATGTCTACTAGGTGGCTAAATTTCCTTCAGATGCATGGTGGACAAAATGCTTGAGGGATGTAAATACCAAAAACTAGCCTAAAGCACAAACAACTTTACtttgaaaattggttcaagatgtggattgatactgcaaaaccctaaataaaatgcttggtgccaaaacatattattatttattttatttatttattattatttattttgagaaaactgTCTGCAAAGTTAGCAAGCTTGCCAACTTTAACTTGCAGTAAAGAGTGTCTCGATACTGGACACCTGATTCtgtttcaaaacaatgagTCTACCAAAAGACTGTCATGCACTGTTGAATAGATCCTGctgagaggaatcgaaatctgcaaagaaaatgtggccaagcattaaattttggaaaaaaattgaatttttactgtagcactAGATTGCTCAAAATTATAGAGCAAACTTTTTATCGATTAACTgctttttgcaacaaaattttcattcgtcGTCttgtatcgatccactttaaaaatccctatgAGATTGGAGTATGAATGTATGACATTAAAACTGAGAATGTTTGGAGTGCATTGTCTATGTATGattgtgtatgtatgtatgtgcaAATGTAGTGGTTTGAAATGCACAATAAACGGCTTTTCCTCACCTTGTTATGATtattgtttcaatattttatgtgtATCATCGCTGACGGGCTTCTTTTCCTTGCTTGACTCTTGGCTTCTTTCTTCATTCACGACTGTAGTGGCGGGGATGTAAACAATGCCGACTCAATTATTACTGGTCGATCAGCTGGTTCCGGTATCAAAATACTAAAACAAAGAGGAGACGGAACTGGACGGAACTTGCTTGCCTTGGCTTAATCAgtctgaattatttaaatgtgtcCTATTTTGCAAAACCTTAGAGGTGTATTGCGTACCCCACTAACTTACTTGTCAAGGGAAAATCCAAATGGTAAATAGAATAATTAAGTTTTGGATCTAATTGCTTGACAAGGGGCAGCTGATTGTTTGTTcgaatgtattaatttttcccgtgACTTTCCTCGGTTGTTTGTTCACACgaaaacatgatttttcttgcggattttgaattaattttaaaagataaatccAAAAAGTAGTAACTATTTCTCACACGATAATTAATTACCTTTGAACTTTGATTTGATGCaacgatgaaaatttatttgttgttgacccgatttaacatttaaaaattacttcatccaaataagattttttaaacttgaataTTCATAATCTGAATTGAGAGCTTAAAAATCCATTGTGGTAGTGTGGGAAGAAACAGTGtcaaattcacatttttccttctatccaaaaatttttaaatattaattttctaaaatatggGAAGTTGTATCAAATGAGTAGATTGTTAAATACGTTTTaacaacttaatttttattatcatcagtcttataatattttcataaagtttattcacattttaaaaatatacaagttatattacacaaatttaaaaatcactgttCAGAAAAAGTCAATTGTATTATTACACAAATCGAAAACCAGGTTTCAACATCCCTAACCTGTTAATTATTGTCCATTTCTTCATGTTCTAACGAGtctttttctctaattataGTTTCTATGCATCACAAAACAAAATGGAAGCGCATGGACATCGAACTGACACGTCGCACTAAAAAATCCTGAACACGGCTCAAATAGATCCTCTGGCAAAGAGCTGCTGCAGCAAGtggtattttaatattttatttaaccatCGCCAAATTGCACTAAATGCTCTACTCGTCTTATTTCGAGAAGTCCGTGATGATGTCGTCAGCGTCGGGTGTCCTGCATTCCTCCTGCTGACGCTTCTGTTCGGCCAAGACGTTCTGGGATTTGACAAAAAACGGCCAGCCGCATCCGAATTTGACCTCCCAATCTAACCAATCATCGTAGTACTGATCTGTCGACATCGGCTCTTCCGACTCCTCGCTTGCGCTGCTCTCGTCCTCAGATGATGGCGAGAAATCCGAGAAATCGTACATTGGACTTGGCGTTGAGCAGTTTCTTATTCCTGCCATAAAATCCAGTCGAGTCGGAAGATGCTCCTCTGCATCATAATCATCGTATGACGAAAGCCAAATAGTTGTTTGATCTGGAATATCGTCGTAGTGAATTGATTCAATCGAATCATGCAACGTAATAGTTGGCACGGCATCcatcttgaaatttgaagTCAATAGAAGCGAGGAAGGGTCGATGTGCTATGATCGAACGCAAATTTTACACTGATATATACTCTTCCGGAGATGCGCTAGCTCCAGTAGACACCAACGCGACATCtttcggaaaaaaatgtcATCCCTGTCAATATTTAAAGTATCATAACTAATTGGCCAGAGTGAAAGCCCGGGAAATTCGGATCGTAGACAGCCAGATTATCCACCTAATGAGACGTTGCGCCTACACCGAGAatgttgcttaacttcggtgatcTAACCAGAACCGGTGTGTCCAACATGCTACACCCTAAACAAGCAGTAATTTGTAGGGcagtgaattttagacgattggcttttttttctaagcttcagATCACTGTGGGACAATCAAATGAGTATgtatcatgcaattttaagctatttaaACCACACTtgaaaccgtctaaattgccaaaactgtctaaaatgGTCTAAAACCGTCAAGGTTGGCATgaaaaatgttccaaaaacaaatttcctcatgccgtgaaaaatattcatagcaaaatttgaactgtGATAGGTCAAAACCCAGTGAAACGACACCAAGCTTGACAATTTTAGGCATATTTTTCGCGATCTGTGACCCTCAGGGCCATATGTCACGGTAAGAACCTGAGGGTCGGAATCAACCTTTGGTGGATCAATTTCGATCGCCACAGTGCTTTGAAGTAAACAGGACACGGAAAATTGATATGTTAAATGACGGgcatattttctaaataaaggTCATGCTCGGGAGAGCGGGATTTGAGCCGGTTTCCAAACTTCAAACTTTGATTGCCGCGAAAATGCCATCctgaaatttgtttacttgcacagaatttcacgggctaaaattaagaaaaaatatggaatatgGAATTTTGGGCCTCAAAATCTGCGGAATTTCTCCATTTCCTAACAAGTACTTGAAtacaatttatcaaataaaaccaCTTCCAAATCGaccattattttataatgaaacaactcgatttaactaaaaaactACCtgtgattatattttttaattaatcgtcAATCTAAAGCTATCTGAAAATGCgctctgaaaaattcaatgtatatattacacaatttaaacaaaaatttgcatgaaatataggaaaaaacgcgaaagaaacaatgaaaaatcaaaccgtctaaattgacaaaaaccgtctaaaaacGAATAATTTGCTCTTagaaacagtttaaaaatagtcgactattttggccaaaaaatcGTCTCAAGTTCACTGCTCTAGTAAtttgttaagaaaatataaGTGGCACTTTGGAGAAATTCTATGAATATGACTCCTGAACAAAGCCAGAATTCAACTTGTTAAAGCGTTGATGCTGCCCCCCATTTCGACTACACTGATGCTGTGTTTTGTAACTTGAGCGCGGCGCAGATCAATAGGCTGCAAGAAGTATTGCCAAATCATCTCAAAAGGTATATTTTCGGAGTGAAACGTGGGCAGCAACTTTCCACATggtatacaaattttcaattactaAATTATATACTGATAGACGTAAACTACATGACATGTactaattttgct encodes:
- the LOC135942253 gene encoding golgin-45 isoform X1 translates to MEPSGSLHFPGGPIRTTGDGRENPDGAEDPVILAKRLSSMCVGMKPLQPPPEDLSKLSFFPVKPVGEIVHLKPARLTRELSASSSFKSMQGKEPKFVPYEPYKGAVHPIVSKKSQKKLKRNASSDTLPSLKDDRSVDTPPYAESSQSELRQQLTGAKSEIKLLEAQLQFQEQVNTELKRMLVAAVGEDVEVKVQHLTEDKLHLARALVNNSESITSHQEQLEYVTGQCEVWKSKFLASSLMVDELSKWKIEMCNFSGQLKESLSSVLTEMASAKEAMKTTCRTLQLLRENFDPASGLRMGSPGRKSSTCHLPSTCSLTDIANTNQKLSEALSHRLLGYIPSHPAQNTDWQVLQNFSNAELIAIQLLQISGTDKFGQGPDEACSAVVGAAAAAGCQLFPHKSCTPTSCCGQCTGEIHQL
- the LOC135942253 gene encoding golgin-45 isoform X2 — translated: MEPSGSLHFPGGPIRTTGDGRENPDGAEDPVILAKRLSSMCVGMKPLQPPPEDLSKLSFFPVKPVGEIVHLKPARLTRELSASSSFKSMQGKEPKFVPYEPYKGAVHPIVSKKSQKKLKRNASSDTLPSLKDDRSVDTPPYAESSQSELRQQLTGAKSEIKLLEAQLQFQEQVNTELKRMLVAAVGEDVEVKVQHLTEDKLHLARALVNNSESITSHQEQLEYVTGQCEVWKSKFLASRTLQLLRENFDPASGLRMGSPGRKSSTCHLPSTCSLTDIANTNQKLSEALSHRLLGYIPSHPAQNTDWQVLQNFSNAELIAIQLLQISGTDKFGQGPDEACSAVVGAAAAAGCQLFPHKSCTPTSCCGQCTGEIHQL